The DNA window GTCCACTTGACCCCCGGAAAAGAGAGTCATGTCCCACCGAAGACTGGTCACCGTTGGTGGAAGCACACCAGAATCCGCCGGATGAAGCGCTTCCCCTTGCTGTGCCGTGGCCGGGTGACGTCGAGCGTCGCGCTCCTCCTGGTGTCCCTGCTGTGGAGCCTTCCGCCAGAGGCCCATGCGGAGGTGGCCGTCCGGCGCACGTTCTTGAAGCTGGCGTCATCGAACGGGCACGGCGCGGTGATGTTGGACCTGGAGGGGAAGAAGGTGTCGCACTTCCGCGAGCACCTCTTCGCGACGGAAGAGCCCGTCATCGACGCGCTGGGCAATGACGTCTTCGTGCGAGGCCAGCCTCGGGTGGTGCACTCGCGCGACGTGTTGTTCGATGCGTTCTTCGGCCTGCGCTCCGAAGGCACGCAGCGCTGGTTGACCTCGCAGGACGCGGACCTGGATGCCAGTGGTTACGCCCCCTGGGCGCCCGGAAGAACGGGCGGCACCGGCCTGGCGACCCTCGTCCAACGCGTGGGGACGCTGGAGGTGACGACGTATGTCTTCGCGCCCCAGACGGTGCCGCATGCCGCGTTCGTGATGGCGCTGCGTGTCCGCAACACCGGCGCGTCCACGTCCACGGGCGTCAGCGTGTTCTCGCTCCACAACTTCCACCTGGGCTTCGGCCGCCCCGGCGTCCTCGCGGACCTGGATGAGAATGGTGAGACGGTGGAGGTGCACGGCGACGACTTCGTGGAGAAGGGCTTCGCGGGTGTCGTCATGGGACGTCCGCTGGGCGCGGTGGCTCGCAAGGCCGCGTGGACCTCTGGCGACTCGGGCGCTGGCAATGGCTTTATCACCGTGCGGAACGGGGGACAGCAGGATCTGAGGGACTTCACGGCCGCGCCGTCCGCGGCGACGGGGTGGGCCTCCGCATATCAGTTCAACCTGGGGGACATCGCCGCCGGCGCGGAGAAGTGGGCGGGCGTGGCCTTCGTGCACCTGGGGAACCCAGACGGAATGGCCACGGCGAGGCAATGGCTCTCCGATTACGTGAGCACCTCCGACGCGAAGGCGCTGGTGGACGCGGAGGTGGCGCGCTGGGCGTCCTTCCAGACGGACACGGTGAAGGTGCCGACGGGCACGGCGGCGAGCGAGGAGACGCTGGTGCGCCACTCCGCGGTGGTGCTCCACATGGCACAGGTCCGCGAAGCGGAGTCCTTCCTGCGTGACGCCTTGAGCCGCGATGGAGAGCCGCGCCTGACGCGCTTCAAGGCGCCGAATGGTGCGCCCGCCGCGTTGCCGGGCATGGTGAAGCACGCGGGCAAGGGCGCGGTGCTGGCCAGTCTTCCTCCAGGCGAGTGGACCTATGCGTGGATTCGCGATGGCGCCTACGCGGCGGCGGCGATGGCCACGCTGGGCATGCGGAGCGACGCACGCGAGGCGCTGTCGTACTACCTGAACGCGGACAGCGGCCGGTTCCAGCACTGGCGCGAGCTTCAGCCCTACGGCATGCCGCCGTACCTCATCACGCTCACGCGCTACCACGGCTTCGGCGTGGAGGAGACGGACTTCAACGAAGCGGGGCCGAACCTGGAGTTCGATGGCTTCGGCCTGTTCCTCTGGGCGCTGCGGCACTACGAGCGCACCACGGGAGACCTCACGCTGGTGGACCAGACATGGCCCACGGTGTCGACGAAGGTGGCGGATGCGCTGGTGGCGCTCATCGACCCGGAGACAGGGCTCATCCGTCCGGACTCGTCCATCTGGGAGACACATTGGAATGGGCGTCAGCGCGCGTGGGCGTACACCAGCCTGACGGCGGCGCGTGGCCTGTGCGACGCGGCGGTGCTCGCCGAGCGCGTGGGGGACTCCGCGCGAGCGGCTCGCTACCGGACCGCGGGTGAGTCCATCCGCCGGGCGATGGCGGAGAAGCTGACGGACCACCACTTCGCGCTGGCCTCCAACCTGGAGGAGCTGCGGTCCGGACGCGGCTACTGGGATACCGCGGTGTTCGACGCGTTCGCCATGGGC is part of the Myxococcus landrumus genome and encodes:
- a CDS encoding glycoside hydrolase family 15 protein is translated as MKRFPLLCRGRVTSSVALLLVSLLWSLPPEAHAEVAVRRTFLKLASSNGHGAVMLDLEGKKVSHFREHLFATEEPVIDALGNDVFVRGQPRVVHSRDVLFDAFFGLRSEGTQRWLTSQDADLDASGYAPWAPGRTGGTGLATLVQRVGTLEVTTYVFAPQTVPHAAFVMALRVRNTGASTSTGVSVFSLHNFHLGFGRPGVLADLDENGETVEVHGDDFVEKGFAGVVMGRPLGAVARKAAWTSGDSGAGNGFITVRNGGQQDLRDFTAAPSAATGWASAYQFNLGDIAAGAEKWAGVAFVHLGNPDGMATARQWLSDYVSTSDAKALVDAEVARWASFQTDTVKVPTGTAASEETLVRHSAVVLHMAQVREAESFLRDALSRDGEPRLTRFKAPNGAPAALPGMVKHAGKGAVLASLPPGEWTYAWIRDGAYAAAAMATLGMRSDAREALSYYLNADSGRFQHWRELQPYGMPPYLITLTRYHGFGVEETDFNEAGPNLEFDGFGLFLWALRHYERTTGDLTLVDQTWPTVSTKVADALVALIDPETGLIRPDSSIWETHWNGRQRAWAYTSLTAARGLCDAAVLAERVGDSARAARYRTAGESIRRAMAEKLTDHHFALASNLEELRSGRGYWDTAVFDAFAMGLFDPAGKIARETVRGLDLRLSSPAGAGWSRNDDRYDHTGWADMSPWGSEYDSAEWVIVSLRGAMVKRMAGDSARADRVLKWVTDQSLKNYLAVAETYDEQNGTYKFNAPMVGFGAGAYALALAHRADGTADPACGAYLDESTLSKPPDAGPGEPDAGPVDAGHDAGSGEPDAGPVEQPLVTGGGCTATGPGAMAVWLMLVLAGLLALTRTKRA